One segment of Brassica napus cultivar Da-Ae chromosome C3, Da-Ae, whole genome shotgun sequence DNA contains the following:
- the LOC106379761 gene encoding uncharacterized protein LOC106379761 — translation TINQMEVIGFTAETEVAFSETEMEAAEQIVQLSEDDTLSCCSGTSWSISEGGSNAKRHENVVNSESYDMVGNKQNNGIRMMHKNDTDGQSFVTAIKETNIIIGRNKKKKFRSLASIYRATNEMR, via the coding sequence acgatcaatcaaatgGAGGTGATTGGTTTTACGGCAGAAACAGAAGTTGCGTTTTCAGAGACGGAGATGGAAGCGGCGGAGCAGATAGTGCAGTTGAGCGAAGATGATACGTTGAGTTGTTGCAGCGGTACAAGCTGGAGTATCAGCGAAGGCGGAAGCAATGCGAAGAGACATGAAAATGTTGTTAATTCGGAGAGTTATGATATGGTCGGAAATAAGCAAAACAACGGCATACGGATGATGCATAAGAATGATACGGACGGACAAAGTTTTGTGACGGCAATCAAAGAAACCAACATCATCATAGGgagaaataagaaaaagaagtttCGGTCTCTCGCGAGTATTTACAGAGCGACGAATGAGATGAGGTAG